The following proteins come from a genomic window of Melospiza georgiana isolate bMelGeo1 chromosome 3, bMelGeo1.pri, whole genome shotgun sequence:
- the FOSL2 gene encoding fos-related antigen 2, whose amino-acid sequence MYQDYPGNFDTSSRGSSGSPGHPETYSSGAAQQKFRVDMPGSGSAFIPTINAITTSQDLQWMVQPTVITSMSSPYSRSHPYSHPLPPLSSVAGHTALQRPGVIKTIGTTVGRRRRDEQLSPEEEEKRRIRRERNKLAAAKCRNRRRELTEKLQAETEVLEEEKSVLQKEIAELQKEKEKLEFMLVAHSPVCKISPEERRSPPSSSLQSIRTGASGAVVVKQEPVEEEIPSSSLVLDKAQRSVIKPISIAGGFYGEEALNTPIVVTSTPAITPGSSNLVFTYPNVLDQESPLSPSESCSKAHRRSSSSGDQSSDSLNSPTLLAL is encoded by the exons ATGTACCAGGACTACCCCGGGAACTTCGACACCTCctccagaggcagcagcggctccCCAGGACATCCCGAGACCTACTCGAGCGGCGCAGCCCAGCAG AAATTTCGAGTAGATATGCCAGGATCAGGCAGTGCTTTTATCCCTACGATCAACGCCATCACAACCAGCCAAGACCTGCAGTGGATGGTGCAGCCCACCGTCATCACCTCCATGTCAAGCCCTTACTCCCGCTCGCACCCCTACAGCCACCCGCTGCCCCCGCTGTCCTCGGTGGCCGGACACACGGCTCTGCAGCGTCCTGGGGTCATCAAAACCATCGGGACCACCGTGGGACGGAGACGGAGAGATGAGCAG CTGTCGCCTGAGGAAGAAGAGAAGCGAAGGATCCGGAGAGAGAGGAACAAGCTGGCAGCTGCTAAGTGTCGTAACAGGCGTCGAGAGCTAACAGAGAAACTCCAGGCG GAAACTGAAGTACTGGAGGAGGAGAAGTCGGTGCTGCAAAAGGAGATCGCTGAGCtccagaaggagaaggagaagctgGAGTTTATGCTGGTGGctcacagccctgtgtgcaAAATCAGCCCCGAGGAACGTCGCAGCCCACCAtccagcagcctccagagcATTCGGACTGGAGCAAGTGGAGCCGTGGTGGTGAAGCAGGAGCCTGTGGAGGAAGAGATCCCATCTTCCTCTTTGGTCCTTGACAAAGCCCAGAGGTCTGTCATTAAGCCCATCAGCATTGCTGGAGGTTTTTATGGGGAGGAGGCACTCAACACTCCCATTGTGGTGACCTCAACACCAGCCATCACTCCTGGCTCTTCCAACTTGGTGTTCACGTACCCCAACGTGTTGGATCAGGAGTCTCCTCTCTCCCCTTCTGAGTCCTGCTCCAAAGCTCAccggaggagcagcagcagtggggaccAGTCCTCAGATTCCTTGAACTCTCCCACCTTGCTGGCGTTGTAA